Sequence from the Ornithinimicrobium humiphilum genome:
TCCCTCGGCGCCTTCGACGTCAGCGCCTCCGGCGACCGGCTCGCGTATGCCGTGGACACCTCCGGCGACGAGCGCTTCGACCTGCGCATCAAGGACCTCACCACCGGCGAGGTCATCGACGACGCGGTCACCGGCATCGGCTACGGCACGGCCTGGTCCGCCGACGCCGCCCACATCTTCTACACCCGCGTCGACGACGCGTGGCGGCCCTACCAGGTCTGGCGGCACGAGGTCGGCGCGTCCGCCGAGACCGACGTCCTCGTCTACCAGGAGGACGACGAGCGCTTCTGGATGGGCGTCGGGGCCTCCCGCGACGACCGCCACATCATCATCGGCCTGGGCAGCAAGAACACCTCCGAGTTCCGCATCCTCTCCGCCGAGGACCCGCTGGGGGAGTTCCGCGTCGTGGCCCCCCGCGAGGAGGGCGTCGAGTACGAGGTCGAGCCCGCGGGCGAGCGCCTCTGGATCGTCCACAACCGCAGCCACCGCGACTTCGAGCTTGCGGTCGCGCCGCTCGGCAGCAGCTCCGCCGAGGAGTGGCGCACCGTCCTGCCCGGGGAGGAGGGCGTGCGCATCAGCGGCGTCGAGGCCTTCTCCGGCCACCTCGCGGTCTCGCTGCGCCGCGACGGCCTGACCCAGGTGCAGGTGCTGCCGCTGTCGACCGCGGGCCTGCCGGTGGGCCAGGGCTACCAGGTGCCCGTCGACGAGGAGGTCTACTCCATCGAGACCGGCACCAACCCGACCTACGACACCGACACCCTCCAGGTCGTCGTCGAGTCGCTGGTCACCCCGCGCAGCATCTACGACCTCGACCTGGTCAGCGGCGACCTCGACCTGGTCAAGCGCCAGCCGGTGCTCGGCGGCTTCGACCCGGCCGACTACCAGCAGCACCGCCTCTGGGCTACGGCCGCCGACGGCACCAAGATCCCGATCTCGCTGGTGGCGCGCAAGGACGTGCAGGTCGACGGCACCAACCCCGGCCTGCTCTACGGCTACGGCTCCTACGAGATCTCCATCGACCCCTACTTCTCCGTGGCGCGGCTGTCCTACCTCGACCGCGGCGTCGTCTACGCCATCGCGCACGTGCGCGGCGGCGGCGAGATGGGCCGCGGCTGGTACGAGACCGGCCGCATGGAGCACAAGCGCAACACCTTCACCGACTTCGTCGCCTGCGCCGACCACCTCGTCGAGACCGGCTGGGTCGCCCCAGACCGGCTCGCCGCCGAGGGCCGCTCCGCCGGCGGTCTGCTCATGGGCGCCGTGGTCAACCTCGCGCCCGAGCGCTTCCGCGTCGTGCACGCCGGAGTGCCCTTCGTCGACGCGCTGACGACGATCCTCGACCCCTCGCTGCCGCTGACCGTGGGGGAGTGGGAGGAGTGGGGCAACCCGCTGGAGTCGGCCGAGATCTACGAGATCATGCGCTCCTACAGCCCCTACGAGAACATCCGCGAGACCGACTACCCCGCGATCCTCGCGACCACCGGCCTCAACGACACGCGCGTCTTCTTCGTCGAGCCGGCCAAGTGGGTCGCGCGCCTGCGCGAGACCGTCACCAACGACCCGGCCGAGCGCCCGATCCTGCTCAAGACCGAGATGGTCGCGGGCCACGGCGGCAAGACCGGTCGGTATGACGCGTGGCGCGAGACCGCCTTCGAGATCGCGTTCATGCTCGACCAGCTGGGCGCCACCGAGCTGCGCGGCTGACGTCGCCGGGGTGGGCGACGCCCGTCGTTCCACCCCGCGCGGCCCCGTCGGGCCGTGCCATCATCGCTGCGTGGAGTGCCTGTTCTGCCGCATCGTCTCCGGGGACGAACCCGCCGAGATCGTGCTGCGGACGGACACGGCGGTCGGCTTCCTCGACACCCGGCCCGTCTTCAAGGGGCACGTGCTGCTGGTGCCGCGTGACCACATACCCACGCTGACGGAGCTGCCCGACGACCAGCTCGAGCCGCTCTTCGCCACCGCCCGGACCCTGGCCGGCGTGATGCGCACCGAGCTGGGCGCGCAGGGCTCGTTCGTGGCGATGAACAACGTCGTGAGCCAGTCCGTGCCCCACCTGCACGTGCACGTCGTGCCGCGCACCAAGGGCGACGGGCTGCGGGGCTTCTTCTGGCCGCGGACGAAGTATGACGAGGGGGAGGCCGAGGCCTACGGGCGCCGGCTGCGGGAGGCGCTGGGCACCGGTGCAGCCTGACCCGGACGTGCGGCGCGACCCGGCGCTGTGGATGCGGCGGGTCCGCCCCCGCACGCGTGCCATCAGGGCGCTGCGACGGGTGCGGCGCAACCTGCCCCACCTGCTGCTCGCCGCCAGCGCCGCCGGTCTGGCCTACCTCATCGCCAGCCTCGTCTTCCCGTCCGCCGACGCCGTCTTCGCCCCGATCGCCGCCGTCGTCTCGGTCGGGCTGTCGGCCGGCCAGCGGCTGGTGCGCGCGGCGGAGATCACGACCGGCGTCGTCCTCGGGCTGCTGCTCGCCGACACACTGACCCGGCTCATCGGCGCGGGGCCGTGGCAGCTGGCGCTCGCCGTGCTGCTCGGGATGTCCGCGGCCGTGGCGCTGCGCGCGAGCTCGCTCATGGCCAACCAGGCGGCCGTGACGGGGGTGTTCGTCATGGTCCTCGTCCCCCTGCAGAACACCCCGCCGCACGTGCGGCTCATCGACGCGGTCATCGGCGGGCTCGTGGCCATCACGCTCAACGCGCTCTTCGCGCCCGACCCCCACCGGGTGGCGCTCACCACAGCTGAGCAGCTGCTGGAGAGGCTCGCCACGGCATACCGGGATCTCGCGCGAGCGCTCGACGAGTCCGACCTCAAGACGGCGCGTCGCGTGCTGAGCGACCTGGAGCAGCTGGAGACCGCCGGCCGCGACCTCGAGACCGCGATCAACGCGACGCGCGAGCGCATCACGCTCGCGCCGAGCAAGACGCGTCTGGTGCAGCGGCGCCGGCTGCGCGCGATGGAGCAGCTGGCCGTCCGCGCCGGGATCATGGTCACCTCCGCCCGGTCGAGCTCGCGCGCCGCGGCCACGCTGGCGCGGCACGGCGGTGAGACCGACGAGAGCCTCGTGACCGCGGTCGACCAGGTGTCCCAGGCGCTGCGGGTGCTCCGCGACTGGGTCCGGGGCACCGTGCGCATGAACACCGCCCGCGAGGAGGTGCTGCGAGCCGCCGTGACCGCGAGCAAGGCGCTGCGCAAGGGCTCGCCGGCGGAGCAGGCGCTGGCCTGGCAGGTGCGTTCGGCGTCCGTCGACATGCTGCGCGTGCTCGGGCTGACCTACACCGCGGCGGTCAAGGCGCTCGAGGACGCCGCCGGGAGGGCCGACACCCTCCCGCCCGAGCCCGGAGGGCCCGGCAACGCACCTGCGTAAAGCGTGGCGAACGGCTAGCCTCGCAGGAACCGCGATCGAGAAGGAGGACCTCATGGATCTGATGACCCGGGCCGAGTTCGAGGAGCTGGTGGGAGACGGGGACGGCACGCGCGTCTCGCTGTTCATCCCGACCCACCGCGTGGGTGGGGGCAAGGAGAGCGAGGCCGACCGCCTCCGGTGGAAGAACCTGCTCGGCGCGGTGGAGGCGGCCCTTCTCGAGGACGGCCACGAGCAGCGCGACGTCGCGCAGCTGCTCGCCCCGGCCCGGGAGCTGCACGGCGACGGTATGGCGTGGAGCCACATGGCGGACGGGCTCGCCATGTATCTCGCCCCCGGCTGGAGCGCGATGTACCGCGTCCCGCTGGAGCTGCCCGAGCTGGCAGCCATCGGGTCGGGCTTCGTGCTCGGGCCGGTGCTGCCGCTGCTCAGCGACCAGAACTACGTGGTCCTCACCCTGAGCCAGCGGCACGTCCGCGTGCTGCGCGGCAGCCGCGACCGCATCGGCGAGCTCGACGTGCCGTCGGTGCCGAGCGCCTTCGAGGACGTCTTCGAGCCCGACGGTCCCGCCTCCGACTCGGTGCCGCGGCCGACGGCGTCCGGGCGCAGCGGCCAGGCCGGGTCGGTCTACTACGGCGGTGGCTCGGCCGACAACGTCCACAAGGAGGACGTCACCGAGTTCTTCCGCGAGGTCGCCCGGGGCGTCGAGGAGCACCTGGCCGGTCGCACGATCCCGATGATCCTGGCCGGCCTGCCAGAGTGGGTGGCCGTCTACCGCACGATCAACACCTATCCGCACCTGCTCGACGCGGCGATCGAGCGCAACCCCGACGACATGAGCGCGGACGACCTGCGCACGGCCGCCTGGGGGCTCGTCGAGACCCGCCTCGCACAGGACTCCGCGCGGCTGCTCGACCGCTACCAGGAGCAGCTGGCCCGGGGCAACGGTGCGGCGACGCCCGAGGACGTGGCCGCGGCCGCTGCCGAGGGGCGTGTCGACACGCTGCTCATCTCGGCGGACGGGTGCTACACCGGCAACCCCGACGGTCCGGCGATCGTCCGCCCGGGCCGTGACGAGGACGACGTGTGCGGTGTGGTCGACGCCGCCGCCCGTGCGACCCTGCGCAACGGGGGAGCTGTGCGGGTGCTCGAGGAGCTTCCCGACGGGGCTCCCGTGGCAGCGGTGATGCGCTACTGACGCGCAGCCGGCATACGTGGACGAGGTGGTCGCCCTGTGGCGGCCATCTCGTTCGTGTCCTTGCGGTGCAGTCGCGGGGGTCCGGTCCTGATCAGGAGAGTGGTGGATCGTGGTCGTCAGGGCGACCATTTCCTACCACTCTGTTTCCGGCCCCGGGCAGTTTGGCGGCCCGGTGCTGACGGTGAGCGAGCCGGGCCATTGCTGACGTTAGACCCGGCCCTGTCTTCGTAGCGCATCCAAACGTCGCTTTCACCCAAAAGGGTGAGGCCCGCGGCGAGAGACGATTGCTCGTCTCCCACCGCGGGCCTCGGACCGGCATCACCCGGTCAAGATGCCGCGCCGTTGCGACACGCTCGCTTCGCTCTGATCAGTTCGCGACGTCACCGCCGCGATGTCGATCAGATGTCGAAGTACAGCTCGAACTCGTGCGGGTGCGGGCGCAGACGGATCGGGTCGATCTCGTGGGTGCGCTTGTAGTCGATCCACGCCCGGATGAGGTCCTCGGTGAAGACGTCACCCTCGGTGAGGTAGGCGTGGTCGGCCTCGAGCGCGTCGAGCACCTCCGGCAGCGAGGTGGGCAGCTGCTCGATGCCCTCCATCTCCTCCGGGGGCAGCTCGTAGAGGTCCTTGTCCACCGGCTCCGGCGGCTCGATGCGGTTGCGGATGCCGTCGAGGCCGGCCATGAGCTGCGCGGAGAACGCCAGGTAGGGGTTCGCCGACGGGTCCGGGACGCGGTACTCGATGCGCTTGGCCTTCGGGCTGCTGCCGGTGATCGGGATGCGGACGCACGCCGAGCGGTTGCGGGCCGAGTAGACCAGGTTGATCGGGGCCTCGAAGCCCGGCACCAGACGGTGGTAGGAGTTCATCGAGGGGTTGGTGAACGCCAGCAGCGACGGGCCGTGGGCGAGCAGACCACCGATGTACCAGCGGGCGATGTCGGACAGGCCGCCGTAGCCGTTCTCGTCGTAGAAGAGCGGCTCGCCGTTCTTCCAGAGGCTCTGGTGCGTGTGCATGCCGGAGCCGTTGTCACCGAAGAGCGGCTTGGGCATGAAGGTCGCGGTCTTGCCGGCGGCCCAGGCGGAGTTCTTGATGACGTACTTGAACTTCATCATGTCGTCGCCGGAGTGCAGCAGGGTGTTGAAGCGGTAGTTGATCTCCTGCTGGCCCGCGGTGCCGACCTCGTGGTGGGCACGCTCGACCGCCAGGCCGACCTCGGCCAGGTCCAGGCACATGCGGTCACGGATGTCGGCGAAGTGGTCCACGGGCGGGACCGGGAAGTAGCCACCCTTGTAGCGCGGCTTGTAGCCCCGGTTGCCACCCTCCTCGGAGCGGCCCGTGTTCCACGCCGCCTCGATGGAGTCGATGTGGTAATAACCACCGCTGGGGCCGGTGGAGAAGCGCACGTCGTCGAAGACGTAGAACTCGGCCTCGGCACCGAAGTAGGCGGTGTCGGCGATGCCGCTGGAGCGCAGGTACTCCTCGGCCTTGCGAGCGATCTGACGGGGGTCACGCTCGTAGGGCTCGTCGGTGAACGGGTCGACGATGGAGAAGTTCATGATCAGCGTCTTCTCGGCCCGGTAGGGGTCGAGGTAGGCCGTCTGGGGGTCGGGGATGAGCTTCATGTCGGACTCGTGGATCGACTTGAAGCCGCGGATCGAGGACCCGTCGAACATCTGCCCGGTGCTGAAGGCCTCCTCGTCGAAGGACTCGGCCGGCACGTTGAAGTGCTGCATGACGCCGGGAAGGTCGCAGAACCTGATGTCGATGAACTTGACGTCCTCGTCCTTGATGAAGGCGAGGACCTCCTCCGCACTGCTGAACATGTGGTGTGCCTCCTAGTTGGACCCGTTCGGTCGTGCCTGACAGTAGCCCGAGGTGGTTTCCGCACCGTCACCCCGATGTTTCAGGAGTGTTTCACCGATCGTTACGCTGGGACGTGTGAGCGAGCCGTCCTACCAGGGTCAGTCCCTGGGTCTTCCCCCCAGCGGTAGCGGCTCGGTCGCCGGTCTTCTACGGCGTGCCGCCGCCCTTCTCGTCGACTGGTTCCTCTGCCAGCTCATCGCCGTCGGACTGCTCGGTATGCAGTGGGGCGAGGTGCAGGGCACCGAGGCCTTCCTGCCGCTCGGGCTGCTCTTCGTCGAGAACGTCCTGCTGGTCAGCACCCTCGGCACGACCGTCGGGCACCGGCTCCTGGGCCTGCGCGTGGTGTCCGTCGACAGCCTCCACCAGCCGGTGCCGCCGGCCCCGCTGCGCTCCGTCGCGCGCGCGGCGCTGCTCTGCCTCTTCGTCCCGGCGCTCGTCATGGACGCCGAGGGCCGCGGCTGGCACGACAAGGCGGCGCGCTCGGTCGTCATCCGCACCCGCTGACACGCGGCGCGGCACGAGCGGTCGCGCGCACGGCATACCGGGGCGGGTCGGGCCCACTCACCACACGTTGTTGTCAGATCGGCCTGATGCATCGGTCCATCTGGACAACATCGTGTGGTGAGTCGTGAGTGTTCCGAGAGGCCCGCCTCCGAACCGGGACAGCGCGCGCTCGGTGGCCCTAGATTGACGCTCGTGACCAGCAGGATGCGGAGCCGCCGAAGCCTGGCGCACTGGTGGGCCACAGGGAATCTCGGGAGGACACGGGCACCCGCCCGGCATGGGGGCCAGAGCCTCTCCTAAGCGACGGAGCTCGGGAGACGTTGAAAGGAAGTCCCCAGATGAGCACAGTCCAAGTACCACGATCGCGTCGCCGGCGCCGCGGCCCGCGCCCGGTCGCCGTCCTGGCGGCCCTCGGGGTGGTGACCGCGCTGGCGGCACCCGCTCTCGCCGTCACCGCCACATTTGGCAACCCGGCGGTGCCCCGCCCGTGGGGCGACGGCTACGAGCACTTCACGGTCGTGGACACGAACAACCCGGCCCCCTTCGACGGCTACTTCACCTCGATCGACTTCTTCGCCGGGTGGGCCGGGGCGGTTCGCTTCGTCGTCGTCGACTCCGACTACACGGTGACCTGGCTCTCCGAAGTGGTGGAGGTAGCCGCCCCAGGTGCCCACACGGCCGACTTCGACGAGAGCGTCGGTGTCACCGAGGGCTCCAACCTGGGGTTCTACGCCGTCGGCCGCAGCGTCGTGGTGATGGACTACGGATTCGGGGCCCCGGCTCCGTACGAGGCGAACCTGTCCGGTCCACCCGAGGTCGGCGAGCCGCTCGAGCTCGAGCATCCCCTGGACCAGGTCGCTCACCGTGTCTACTCGCTCAACGCG
This genomic interval carries:
- a CDS encoding S9 family peptidase codes for the protein MTAETTRPTPPVAARRETVRSHHGEDVSDPYEWLRDKEDPEVIAHLEAENAYTEAMTSHLEGLREAVFTEIKGRTQETDLSVPVRHRDWWYYSRTIEGQQYAVHGRIAVGDSPDRPVLDPASPPEGEQVLLDGNAEAEGLEFFSLGAFDVSASGDRLAYAVDTSGDERFDLRIKDLTTGEVIDDAVTGIGYGTAWSADAAHIFYTRVDDAWRPYQVWRHEVGASAETDVLVYQEDDERFWMGVGASRDDRHIIIGLGSKNTSEFRILSAEDPLGEFRVVAPREEGVEYEVEPAGERLWIVHNRSHRDFELAVAPLGSSSAEEWRTVLPGEEGVRISGVEAFSGHLAVSLRRDGLTQVQVLPLSTAGLPVGQGYQVPVDEEVYSIETGTNPTYDTDTLQVVVESLVTPRSIYDLDLVSGDLDLVKRQPVLGGFDPADYQQHRLWATAADGTKIPISLVARKDVQVDGTNPGLLYGYGSYEISIDPYFSVARLSYLDRGVVYAIAHVRGGGEMGRGWYETGRMEHKRNTFTDFVACADHLVETGWVAPDRLAAEGRSAGGLLMGAVVNLAPERFRVVHAGVPFVDALTTILDPSLPLTVGEWEEWGNPLESAEIYEIMRSYSPYENIRETDYPAILATTGLNDTRVFFVEPAKWVARLRETVTNDPAERPILLKTEMVAGHGGKTGRYDAWRETAFEIAFMLDQLGATELRG
- a CDS encoding HIT family protein yields the protein MECLFCRIVSGDEPAEIVLRTDTAVGFLDTRPVFKGHVLLVPRDHIPTLTELPDDQLEPLFATARTLAGVMRTELGAQGSFVAMNNVVSQSVPHLHVHVVPRTKGDGLRGFFWPRTKYDEGEAEAYGRRLREALGTGAA
- a CDS encoding FUSC family protein; its protein translation is MQPDPDVRRDPALWMRRVRPRTRAIRALRRVRRNLPHLLLAASAAGLAYLIASLVFPSADAVFAPIAAVVSVGLSAGQRLVRAAEITTGVVLGLLLADTLTRLIGAGPWQLALAVLLGMSAAVALRASSLMANQAAVTGVFVMVLVPLQNTPPHVRLIDAVIGGLVAITLNALFAPDPHRVALTTAEQLLERLATAYRDLARALDESDLKTARRVLSDLEQLETAGRDLETAINATRERITLAPSKTRLVQRRRLRAMEQLAVRAGIMVTSARSSSRAAATLARHGGETDESLVTAVDQVSQALRVLRDWVRGTVRMNTAREEVLRAAVTASKALRKGSPAEQALAWQVRSASVDMLRVLGLTYTAAVKALEDAAGRADTLPPEPGGPGNAPA
- the glnA gene encoding type I glutamate--ammonia ligase, whose protein sequence is MFSSAEEVLAFIKDEDVKFIDIRFCDLPGVMQHFNVPAESFDEEAFSTGQMFDGSSIRGFKSIHESDMKLIPDPQTAYLDPYRAEKTLIMNFSIVDPFTDEPYERDPRQIARKAEEYLRSSGIADTAYFGAEAEFYVFDDVRFSTGPSGGYYHIDSIEAAWNTGRSEEGGNRGYKPRYKGGYFPVPPVDHFADIRDRMCLDLAEVGLAVERAHHEVGTAGQQEINYRFNTLLHSGDDMMKFKYVIKNSAWAAGKTATFMPKPLFGDNGSGMHTHQSLWKNGEPLFYDENGYGGLSDIARWYIGGLLAHGPSLLAFTNPSMNSYHRLVPGFEAPINLVYSARNRSACVRIPITGSSPKAKRIEYRVPDPSANPYLAFSAQLMAGLDGIRNRIEPPEPVDKDLYELPPEEMEGIEQLPTSLPEVLDALEADHAYLTEGDVFTEDLIRAWIDYKRTHEIDPIRLRPHPHEFELYFDI
- a CDS encoding RDD family protein; protein product: MSEPSYQGQSLGLPPSGSGSVAGLLRRAAALLVDWFLCQLIAVGLLGMQWGEVQGTEAFLPLGLLFVENVLLVSTLGTTVGHRLLGLRVVSVDSLHQPVPPAPLRSVARAALLCLFVPALVMDAEGRGWHDKAARSVVIRTR